Below is a genomic region from Miscanthus floridulus cultivar M001 chromosome 1, ASM1932011v1, whole genome shotgun sequence.
CGAAGCGTGCGGAGAGAGCGAAGCAGCGGGAGAGGTATGCTTCGAGCCCTTCCCCTCTTTCCTTCTTCGGCGGTTGGTTTCCCTAATTCTAGAAGGCGTCGTTTTCGTGGTTCTCGCGGTcgtgcggattttgcttgttttgTTCTTTGATTTGATTAGAGATGTGCGGTTTGGGGATCAGACGGGTTAGGGCTTCGGCGAGCTGCTCTGCagcggcggccggccggccggcggctaTGGGGTGTTAGGGTTTACTCGAGCGGTCTGCTTCGATTTGCGCGGATACTGTTTGTCGCGTGCTGGTAGGCGTAGTTTCGACTCGGTTTGGGTCTAATGGTTGGGCACTGTAGCGATTATGGGGGTGATTTTGGTGGAACTGTTCCGATCTCGTGCGGAATCGTGGTCCTGCTCGGAATTATAGGTGGATTTAGGGGCGCTTGTTCTCATGGTTCCATCGCCCTCTGGAATTTTAGTGTTATTGGGGATTAACATGTGGGATGGTACTCACTAGTTCACATGTGAGTTTATTGCGGAATAGCACTTCTGATTTGTATTTGCTGGCGAATTCAGTGGACTTGGCTATTGTTCTTCCATTTAGTTGTCACTCTCAGGTTGGCGAATTTTAGTAGctaaagtgactaaagtttagtagctaaaCTTTACCAGgggaaaccaaacaggcccttgtcACTGTCAGGCTGCTTATGTTTCCTATTTGATTTCAAGTCACTCCTGATATTAGCTGTTAGACTGCTAAAACTACATCTGGTTTCATCAGATTGTTCAGTATGAATTGAGGCCTTTTCTCTACAAACTTTCGTTTCTTGTCATGCTGGCTGAATTCTGCACTCTTGTTTGAGCCATTACTGTAGGACATATAGTTGCTAATTTGTAGTGCTGTTACAGGTTATAGGGTGGCCCAGTTATAGTGCTAGTTGTTGAGCCTGGCAAATATAATTAAATGTTATTGTTGTCGACAGCAAATGTCTGTGATTTCATGGCCACATTTAATTTCCTGCCCTGGGTCCCTTCCCTTTCCCGCGTGTGGCTGCTCACGAGTATGACGACCGCCTCAGGCTGGTTGGTGTCTCCCCAGACGCCTAACGCAAAAGGCGGATGCCTTAGATGCCGAGGCAGACGCCATATGGTACCTGGCTAGGCGGCCCTCGACGCCCAGACATTTCCGTCGCTTGGACGCCTAGTCGTTGCCTTAAAACATTGGTGCTGATATGAAAACTGAAGTTTACTGGCCATATTTTTGTTAGGTTTTTGTGGCCCTGAACACGTTTTATTTTGCTTTCTTAATTAATGCAGATGGCTCgtaccaagcagactgctcgcaagtccacagGAGGGAAGGCTCCCAGGAAGCAGCTTGCAACCAAGGTATGGTTATTTAGATAATGGTACCTTATTTTCCTTTTTTTGATGTTTGATTTGACCCTGATATTGGATTCAAGCCATGACTGAATTTGCCCCTTTGGCATATTGCTTCATAGGCTGCCCGTAAGTCAGCCCCCACCACTGGAGGAGTGAAGAAGCCTCACCGCTACCGTCCTGGAACTGTTGCCCTCCGGTCAGCAGAACATCCTTGGATTCTTCTGTTGGATCTGTTATTGTGCTGCATTACTGATATGTTTGTTTTGCAAATGTAATTTATCAGTGAGATCCGCAAGTACCAGAAGAGCACTGAGCTGCTGATCAGGAAGCTGCCCTTCCAGAGGCTTGTCAGGGAAATTGCACAGGACTTCAAGGTAATTCCAATCTCTGAATTCAACCTCCAGAGGTTCAGTTATGTCCTTGCATCAAGTTGTTGATGGAACCTGTTGTTTTGCAGACTGATCTGCGTTTCCAGAGCCATGCTGTGCTTGCCCTCCAGGAGGCTGCCGAGGCATACCTTGTTGGCCTGTTTGAGGACACCAACCTGTGCGCCATCCATGCTAAGCGTGTGACCATCATGCCCAAGGACATTCAGCTGGCAAGGAGGATCCGTGGCGAGAGGGCCTAATTCCCCTCAAATCATCGTGACAAAAATGAAGTCTTGTGTCGTAGCAATGATTTTAATCTGGTGCCGTTGTAAGGACATATGAGTAGGGTTTATTTTGTGGATCATAAGTTTCTCTACTGCCGCACTATGTGTTGCTGCTACATTTGCTGGTGTTATTACTAGGGTCGAATGCTTAAATTGTCAAGTGTTGTAATCCACTGACAGTCTGTGACGTATGCGATGCAGGCACTGACTAGCAGTGCTGTCTGCGCTGCTGGATCTTGCGCCTCATTGTTGTGGCTGATTTGTTCGTTAATGTCAAGAATTGTGTTACAGTGCGTGTATATTTGTGCATCGCCGCATTTTCATTTTCGACTATCTGTTTTGAGTGCCAATGCTGATCTTCTTCACTAAGCCGGGAGTGGAGTTGAAAAAGGTTTGGAGCGGAGTAGTCAAACAGGTGGTAGTTGGCCTGCTTTCATTGGAAAGGAATCAATAGAAGCTACAATTTTGATTGATAACCGGTGTGGTTTGTGATTACAGTATCATTTCTCTTTAGATCCTGTTTGGAACGAAGAAATCTAAAACTACGGGATTTTAAAACACAGGAACAGACAATTTAGGCTGTTTGAAATACATGAATTTATAACAGAAAATCCTCTCTTGGTGACGTGAGACGGGCGAGTTGCCTCGGGCTTCCGCAAAGGAAGAGAAAACAAGCGATCGGACTGGATTTGATTTTTCCTGTGAAATCTCGTTGTGATTTAGAGGAAATGGTCTATTCGATTCCTTTATCCAAACACCC
It encodes:
- the LOC136497911 gene encoding histone H3.3 — translated: MARTKQTARKSTGGKAPRKQLATKAARKSAPTTGGVKKPHRYRPGTVALREIRKYQKSTELLIRKLPFQRLVREIAQDFKTDLRFQSHAVLALQEAAEAYLVGLFEDTNLCAIHAKRVTIMPKDIQLARRIRGERA